From the genome of Lutra lutra chromosome 8, mLutLut1.2, whole genome shotgun sequence:
CTGCCTTGATGTTactactttgctaagggcaaaaggcaaccttagcCCAACCCCCAAGATCCTGtcagtctactttaacatataaaaattcaaacttccagggcgcctgggtggctctgtgggttaagccactgccttcggctcaggtcaggatctcagagtcctgggatcgagccccgcatcgggctctctgctcagcagggagcctgcttcctcctctctctctgcctgcctctctgcctgcttgtgatctctgtcaaataaataaataaaatcttatgggacacctgggtggctcagttggttaagcggctgctttcagctcaggtcatgatctcagggtcctgggatcgagtcccacatcgggctccttgctcagcagggagcctgcttctccctctgcctctgcctgccactctatctgcctgtgctcactctagctctctctctctctgacaaataaataaataaaatctttaaaataaataaataaataaataaataaataaaatctttaaaaaaaaaaattcaaacttccTTTATCTAAGAtacatgttagcaatcatcccccaagcatatgaccggTCCACTGATATATAAATAAGGAGTCTCGTGACCGAGTTTTTACtaagtaataaatgacctttccctGACAATACCTAGccccctcaggatcctggaaacttGGTTTCCAAAACACCTGGGAGGCTTACGGTATCCCTAACcgcctcccaacttgaaagtacataatagaccactcctcatgacccagtgccgctcttcctgcccatggatcctgtcctcgtgctttaataaaaccacctttttgcaccaaagacatctcaagaattctttcttggccatcggcTTCAAACCCTATCGTCTTTCCTACATCACTGAGCCTGCATTTTTTGAGTATGCCTTCAATATTAAGTAGATTATAAATTAAGGAAAAGAGGACCAGTAAAAGTAATGCAAAAGTAAATGGAGATGTGGGGTGCCTGAGGGTTAAGcctgtgggttaagccgctgcctttggctcaagtcatgatctcagggtcctgggatggagcaccgcatcgggctttctgctcagggagaagcctgcttccccctctctctttgcctgcctctctgcctacttgtgacctctctctgtgttaaataaataaataaagtctttaaaaaaaaggaaaaaaagtaaatggagatGCAAACGGAAGCGCAAGCAAAAGCACACTTTGTATTCCAGGAAAGAACATCTGCCTTGAGTCCTTGCCTCCATTCTAATCCTGAGCAGCTTAGCTGGCCAACTAGAAAAGGCATCCTTAACGCTGCTCCCTTAAGACAGCACTGAGCATGCACTCTAGGCAGCTGTCATGGTCACGTCTGGACTCCACCCAGACCTTCTAGCTGTAAAGACTGAAGGACTCCAACAAAGGCCAGCAGTTTTTACAATAGTGACAGTCATTGCTAGAACAAGACCAACAGACACAGCAAAAGAACATAAATTCCTTAAATATTAGTAAAGCATCCAGCATCCTACATGTAACCAACCAGCCCTGGCCTTCAGGGCCCTATAGAGGTACCCCACTGCTGATATCTGTGCCCAATCAAGACCAAGCCTCTTCCCAAGGTCAAAGAAGCTGCTGGTAACAACCTTGCGTGTTCCTACTTATAATGAGATGGGCGAATCAAAGGTCAATTTCCCAGGGGCAAATCACAGGTACTCCTTCCTTTGTAATGCCCGCTTGATGTCTATTCCTCAGGAGCTAGTGACTCCACTGCATTTCTGTGGAAGGTCCTTACCCATTTTTGTCTCCACTAAGTAACCCTGACACACTCCTATAACTCAAGAGAAGCAGTCCCTGCTGGTAAGAGCTACTTCAGCATTGTGTGTACAAAAACTAGATACCACCAAAATGTCCATAGGAGATTACATAATATATGGAGCATCCATATTATAAAATGCTATTCaatgatcagaaagaaaaaaggctgtTGATATAAACATGTGTCTCTTCATATAGATATTAACCAAAAGAAACAGGTGACCGAGAAATGTGTGAATTCCTATTTCCATGGGGGAGAACACCCTGTccactgtgcatgtgtgtgtttgtgtgcatgcacacgcatgtGTATCTCAGCAATAGTAAAAGTCTGCAAGTATACACCAACCAAAAAATGGTGGCTACTTGAGGGTAGCAGACTAGAGAAAGTTGGGTGGGGGAAGCCCTAGATTTTCACATTCCACTCTACATGACTGAATTCAATCTGAATGTTTTACAAAGGTGCGGTACCACCTCATTAACAggatcaaaataataataataataataaaaaaagaaacactgaacagAAAGCTTGGGCTTCAAATCCCCAGGAAGCTATGTGACCCTGGGAAATCACCCTGtcttctgaatctcagtttccctgtctgaaAACAAGAATAAACACCCCCAAAACTGTAGCTGACAGCTAAAATTAGAAAGACAAATGGATGGTTCTCCGTGTCACCCCTCCAGAGTCCAGGCAGAGATGACTGTTCCCACACGGTGCTCCAACCACTCTACTCACGCCTGTAGCAGAGCACCTAGCAACGTGCGAGTAACGATTTCCACTGCACTTCCTTGCCTTCATCTCCGCAAGACCGTAACTCCTTAAAAGCACCTCTAATTCCCAGTTCTAATTCAATGAATGCTTAAAATGCtaaaagttcatttaaatttCTCCCTCCTTGGACTGCCTATATTTCCTCGTccttcattcatcaaatatttatcaagcatttaCTATATTCTAAGCTCTTTTCTAGGCTACTGAGATCAAGGGTGAACCAGGAAGGCCCAGTCCCTTCACGGAGATTACATTCTGGTGGAGGAAACAAAGAACGTGTAAACagacaaaaggaataaaatacttgcAAACTGTGACAAGTCCTCTAGGCAAACAAAGGCTGAGACAGAATAAAACGAGGAGGAATCCTTTAGGAGCTGTCCAAAGCAATCTCACAGCCAGAGGAGGTATTTGAGCAGACTGACGTTTTAAAGTAGGAACCCAACCCAAGATCTGGGAGAAAAACATTCCAAGATGAGAAAAGTTATGGCAATGAGATGGGGACAGGCCTGGAGAGTGTGGGAAACAGCAAGGAAACCGGGTGGCTGCAACAGTGGGAACAAGGGGTAAATGGTAGATCAAGGCCAGTGGCAGCCAAGTGACTGGCTGTGTAGGACCCGTGAAAGAACAGGCCGGGCGCTGCTCTAAAGGCAATGCAATGCCACCATCAGGCTCTACGCTCAGGGCAGATGGTCCTTCTAATTCCGTTTTAAGATCGTTTCCGCCGCTGAGAGGAGAACGGAGCGGTCCAGGGGCCAGGAACCAGGACCCTCCGGCACTCACCAGGTCCGGCCGGTAATACCTGTGCACCACTTCGGCCCCGGCGCACATGGTCAGGAGGCTGGCCGCGAACATTTTCAGGTAGGTGGCCCAGGACACTCCCGCGGGCATGCTTAGGGGGTGCTGCACggggaggaaaggcaggcagTGTTACAAGGCTCCAAGGTCAGGACGAAACCATGCCGGGAAACAGGGCACACGGCAGGGGCGGTACGGGGTCAGGACCCCCAGGTTGTCTCCCACCCCGCGCCCCGTGGGCTCACTTGGGACGCGAGGGCGCCGAGGACAAGCGCCCGAGCCCCCGCCCTTTCCACGCCCGCGCGCAGCCTTCAGCCTTCACGAGCCCCCAGTGTGGGGGCTGGGCCCGCGCAACTTAAGGGCAGCTCGAGCGCCGCAAGCGGAAGGCGCATACCCTGTGGCTTCCCCGCGCCTTTTCAGACTCTAGCAGAAGAAATGCACACCGCACTCCCCACCGGCCCTACAGGTGCGCCCCAGAGACACCGTACCGCAGAACGCACTGGCGTAGGGCAGCGGGTCAAAGGGCGAGCGGAAGTGCGCCCCGGGTCGCAGCAGACAACCTGCGGGCGGAACCGAAAGTACAGGGCCTAGGGGCCGCGCCGGGCCGGAAAGCCTGGGCTGTGCCGGCGCCGGGCACGTGATTCCGGCCTTCATGGGAAGTACGGccggctcttctttttttttttttttcttcttctagtccccgcccccaccctcctccccacctcccccagttCCCAGTGGTTTCCCAGCCTCAGGCGCTCGGTGCGCCCTTTACTCTTCCCTGGCAGATGTCGAGTCTCGCAGCTGGCAGGATTCTTGCCTCGTGCGTCCTTTCACACGCCCAAGGAAATTGCTGGCGTTTGCCACCTTTTAGGAGCGGGAAGAGATCGGCACTCAGACTAGTGCTTCGATGAGGCCACCCTCCCGGGAGTGGAGTTCGAGCGCTGTCCGTTCTTGTGCCGCCGCGTTTTTTGGGCCCGGAAACAGAGCCACACTCACACGGCTGTTCCTACTGCTGCTACTGGAATAAAAGAAAACGGAAGTCGACCTTGTTTAATCTATGCATATATGGATGGTGCTGTGACTATGGATTTTTTGTTGAGAAAAAGCTAACTCGGGACTAAATTACGAAGGATTAGTGTTGTATGTATAACATGAATCATGATACACTCACCTTTTAGACACTTTTATGGAGGTGTAGTTGACATTAAcgacatatttaaaatatataaattgataaGGTTTAACATGTGTCCACCTGTGTAACCCTTACTACAAGCAAAATAATTAACATATCTGTCATACCCAGTTTCTCTATGCCGCTTTCTAATTGCTCCCACGTTGTCTCCTCTGGATCTGCTGTCACAATAGATAAATTTGCATCTTCTAGaatgttatgtaaatggaattataccaTACACTATGTAGCATCTTAGTCTGGCTTATGTCATGCAacacaattattttaagattcatccacatCGTTGCACGTATCAGTCATTCACTTTTTACTGCGGAGTATAATTGTAACACAATTGATGTATCCATTCACCTTTggtggacattttggttgttccCAGTTCGGGACTTATAGGAATGAAGCTGTTAAAAACAGTGAAGCGTACCAAAAAGACTCCCATACAAGCCTGTAAACATATACTTCCGTTTCTATTGAATACTTTCCTAGGAGTCGAACGGCTGCAGCATGTAGTTGATAGgtgtataatttaagaaattaccaAGCTATTTCCCAAAGTAGGTATACAGTTCAAATTCCCAGCAGCAGTTTTGAGACTTCCAGTTCCTCTCCATCCTCTTCCAATACCTACTCTGGTTAGTCTTTCTCATATTAGGCACTCTGGTAGGTTGGTAATGGTGTCtcatgactaatgatattgagaaTACTGTTATATGCTcgtattttctttggtgaagtatctgttcaatctttcatccatttttttattggtttttattattttaatcatctaTATATTATGGATCTTTTATCAGATAGAttatgatctgcaaatattttctcccagtgtataccttgtctttaatttttaataatcttttgaagagcagaaccTTCTAATTTTAACAAAgtccaatttttaatttcctcttttatggATACTTTTGGCGTGCACCAGGTCACGCCCCCATGAAACTGGCCCTGCCtgccagccccacatcaggctccacgctagggagtctgcttgagattctctctccctctctctctgcccttcccccgcctCCTCGcactcatgcacatgctctctctctcaaatcaataaataaaatattacaggaAACTTTTCTGGACTATGGTCCTCAGTGGTTagaaaaaccagagaaagagagtgagagaatgggctgtgttcactcattcattcaacaaatattcaccaAACACCCACCATGAGTCAGGTTCTGAGCAGTACCTACTAATGGACAGAGCATCCATAAAAGTTgtgaaaagttgaaaaatattggAAGTTTCATTTCAGCAATGGATATAAGACAAATTAGtcattcttgggcgcctgggtggctcagtgcgttaagccgctgccttcggctcaggtcatgatctcagggtcctgggatcgagtcccgcatcgggctctctgctcggcaggaagcctgcttcctcctctctctctctctctctctctctctgcctgcctctctacttgtgatctctctctgtcaaataaataaataaaaataaaaaaaaatctttaaaaaaagacaaattagtCATTCTGTATTTACTCACAGAAGCCCTTTCCTGGATCCCAGAATGAAGACACATGAAGCACGGAGCGAAAGTCGTTCCCAGTCCATGTTACATTAGTGAGAAATAAACCTTGGTTGCTGTAAACCACTGAGATTGAAAGAGCCCTTCAACTACCTCCATTCTGACCAcagtctgtattttctaaatgactaaaattttctttccagtttatctCTTAACTCAGCTAAAGACTCAGCAGGTAATGCATCCCATGTTGGGAACCGAAAGTACCCCTCAAGCAATAGGGACTACCCTGATGCCAGCAACACCGAGCATAACTGACCTAGGGACAACAATCAACCGGACCTTTATGGCCCACCTACACCTACCCACAGACCTTTGTTCCACATTCTCCCTATATAAACCTAGAAGTATTTTCAGCAGTTTGGATATGGTCGTTGGGACTTAGTCTGTCTTCCCAGTGTTGACGTCGCTGAAATAAATTGTTTCACcaccatttctctctctgcctttggattttgtcagtggTATGTGACCAAATCTGGTCCCTCTGGGACTCCCGGAGCCAGGTGCTCTTGCACCTAGCGCCCCAGTAACaagattttgtttgttatttgttattgcaGCCTAACTGGGAAAAATTAATACAGCATCCATGTTTTCCATcatgcaaaacagaaaaacagaaaagcctATCTccattaagagtttatttatttacttgcttacttatttgagagacagaaagagaacatgagcagaggcgggagcagggggagaagcggactgctctctgagcagggaggggagccagggctccatcccaggaccctggaatcatgacctcaacatcaggcagacacttaactgactgagccacccaggcgcccctccagaagGGTGATCTAATGAAGTCCTTGTGAAACAGCAGTGACAACTTGAACACTAATGAAACAAAAACTAGCTCTAAGAGCCACTGAGATATAAAACAGAGCGGCTAGTCTGTAAGATAATAAGGGAGCCGTGGTGCTTAAATGGCATCTATCATACAcctgaaaaattattatttttacatgcaCAAATTAAAGCAGACAGTGGTTCATGTAACGCTTTACATTTTACAAAGCAGTTTTACAGTCACCCTcgttttacagaggaggacactgaggcccaagaAGGCACCGTGACCTCAACTCCCCAGTTTTCTGACTGCGACGTCTCTTATTCGCCCAAAATCACTTTTGATAATCGATACCTGATAATTAACGCAAAATACTTTTTCATCGATAAGAAACTAACGTGGACTGGTCTGGATAAGGCTGATATGCATAACCGTCCCACCCACACAGCACCCCAAAATGTATCACCCTCTCACCTCCCGATCCTCCCACCACCGAAGTGTCCCGGCGGACAAAAGCTTACGTTAGCAGAgcgccccctcaccccaccctttTTGTCCTCCACCCTTCCCGAAAGGCCAAGCGGCGAGCAGGAGCACCAAAGAGAGGGAGGCGAACATGATTGGGCTGTCTGTGTCACGTGACGACCACGGGCTGTAGGATTTGGCTTCGAGTGGACGGAAGCGCCGCGCGAAGGTAGGGGGGGGTAGGAGCTCGGAGGCGGAGGGGGCGGTGACTAGAAGCTCGGGGGAGGAGCTTGAGCGCCTGCCGCTGTCCGAGTTCTGCCGGCAATCGTGTCCAGCCTCTGGTTATCGTCGTACAGCCATCGGTACGCCGCGCTCTTACGGGGACCAGTAGTTCGCTTGCCCGCCAGGAGCAGCCGCCAGCAAGAGCGGCAGCGGGGAATGGAAGCGGAGAACGCGGGCAGGTAAGGCCGGGGCGGagcgccgcccctccccccgcgcccTTCGCGGCGGGGCTGGCCGGCGggcgcgcgcacgcacgcaggGGTCTTTAAAAGCCGCGGCCCGAGTACAAAGGCCGGGGCTGCGCGTGCGCACCGCTGGCCCACTCGGGCCAGTCTTTCCCCCCGCGGCTCGGAAGTGGCCCTCTAGCACCTGAGCGCTTCTTCCGGCCTTTCCGGCTTCCAGCCGGCTTTCAAACGCGTTAGTAAGCAGCTAGCAGTTTCCAGTTAACGCTTCCCTTCAGTTGCTATCGTCCGCGTTTCCCTCCACCGTCCCTTATGCGGAGAGCTGTAAAGAGGGAGTATCGCATCTATCGCTGCtggagtttttattttagagttaGTAGGTTTATTGTGGCTTTTCCCCCCGTAGGTTTTTACAAGCCGCGTGAGGGGCCACAAGGTAGATAACACTACCGGACTGGGACTCTTGAATTCTGGGCTGTGACTCACACTCCCAAGAAGTCATCTGTGTTTTCTGGTGATCTTGGGAACGAACTTCAGAATCTACTTTCAATATGACCTTTGGGGAGAGTTAGATGCGTGGGGAGAACATTTGGCAAGAGCAGAGGTTTCGCGATTTGAACTCCTGGcagagaactaaatgaaaaaataattggggTAAcagggtctttatttttttttaattttttccttttttttaatttatttgatagagaaatcacaagtaggcagagaagcaggcagagagagagacagggaagcaggctccccgctgagcagagagccggatgcggggctccatcccaggaccctgagaccatggcctgagccgaaggcagagaggcttaacccactgagccacccaggcgccccaagggtaacagggtctttaaaaagaaaaaagtgggacacctgggtggctcagtgggttaagccgctgccttcggctcaggtcatgatctcagggtcctgggatcgagtcccacatcggactctctgctcagcggggagcctgcttccctctctctctctctgcctgcctctctgtctacttgtgatctctgtctgtcaaataaataaataaaatctttaaaaaaaaataaaagaaaaagaaaaaagtgatgacttacattggaaaaaaattctttttgaccTAATGAGTTTTCCTGACTCTCCGTGGCTAATGGGTCCTGAACTTAGGCAAGacacttcctttctctgtgtctgttcgTGTCTGTAAAATAGGGCATCTCTGGTATCCGGTTCTCACATGCTGTGAATCTGTGTTATGTAGAAGGGAACAGATCACCAAAATCTTTAGAGTTTAGGAAAGGTATATGTAGATAAAGTGTGGGCTTTATCCTGCCTTTGCTCGTCAAATCCAGACATAAAATACTGCACTTCCTTCCCAGAAGAACTTTACATTTGAAGAATTTACCAGAACTTGTGGAACTCTCTCCTACTTCTGTGATCTTACTTCAGATCAAAATTGAAACCTGGGTGAGGTCTACCATCAAATGAATTACACATTAGAAAACTTTGCTCAGTGTCTCCCAGCAAAGTCATGGATCTCTGATACAAAGTTTACCCAAAAATTGACTTATAATCTGTTTTAACTTCATCCACAGGGTTATAggccatttaaaattttgactcaAAAAGTTTTAAGCTcaggaaataaagagaattttgtGTTAGTAGTGTAAGGACTTTATTGTTGGGGATTCTGAAATGACTGGGGGCTCCAGATAATCCTGAGAAATTGAGTTTTTGTCAATCTTGACTTTATGCTAATCAGGGAGTAGAATGGAATACTGGGTATAATgaatttacttctttctttggaagactaatttcaaaacaaattcaaagaaaattccattaatatggactcttaaaaaaaaaagatagttgtagtatcataacaaatatttaaaggctaaccagagagggaaaaaggaggaagaggataCTATGTTTCTAATGAGCTCCAGCATGAAAAGAAGATTTACTAAAAATGGAAAGTAGGATGTCAAATCAAAAATGACTGGAAAAATGTGATACCAACCACTGAAAATACACACTGGGAACCACTgaaaatacacactgaaataAACTTCAAATGACATCATTCTTTCTAGAAACGTTAAAGGAACCAAGAACTTTTTTAGTTAGGTATTGACAACAAGGGTGAGAAAGGTTTTGGTTTTCTGCCTAGTCCACTGGATATTAGCagataacagaaaacaaatacttGGTTCtaattttggtggtttttttaatCTCAATGATAAAGGGAAATGATTATAGACTGGGAATGGCAGAATGAATGTCTTTAAGAGACAAGATCAATGAGGGCATTTAAGAGAACGGTCACTGCTCTAAGAGAACTCATATTTCCTGGCCAGATAAgttatatatttcaaatgaaagGCTAGATTACAGCCAATCTTTAAGAGTTGTAGACAACAGGAGAGGGGCCTGAAGCCTGAAAATAAACACGTGGGTCCCTATTTCTTCCAAAGATAGAGCCCtctaatttattgattttgatcctaaataaaatttttacttctcAGTGGTTATTGAGCATATTTAAAAGGAACCAGTGACCAGTAGGCTACGGtataatttcaggaaaaaagtaGGACATACCAAGCTAAGTTCATTCCCTTTTGGATAATGATACTGAACTAGATAGCATTAGGAGGGTGATGACAGGGGGTACCTAAAGTATGTAATCATCTCCCACTATATTATTAGAGCAAAATTACTATATACTATGCAGTTTTAAGTGTCTTATGtgttttaactaatttaatcctcataaccagTGAGTTAGGTACAActattgccattttacagatgtggaaactgggacaaagaagttaaggaacttgaggtagtaaatggcagagctgaaatttgaacccaggcaatgTGGCTCAAAGTCTGCCTCCCTAACAACTGTGCCATATACCACTTTTCTGTGGGCAAGATGAAGATGGACTGATGGCAGTCCAGTTAGGGGAACTCAAAACCAGTTTACTGCTGAAATTATCAAGGGGAGGCTGAAGAGAGGTCTATGCTGATGTAACATGTAGTTCTACCCCAACTTGTTCTTTTCAACAATTTAACAGCCTCAAGGTGCTGATATAATCTGTGAATGACCCAGCTCTGGGAGAGGCTTATGGAATTGATAGTCAATCCAGATCAATCCTAATGGCTGCAGTGGTGAATCCTTTTTTACCAAAAGAGCCACAATCCTGTGCTTCGGTGCCGAAAAATCAGCGATACAAGAGAGAGGTGAGAAAAGGGCAGTTTTCATTGATGATAAACTCCATATGAATCAGCAGTATAACGTGGGTGCCCGTAAAGCTAATGTGGAGGCTGCAGTAGGACTCCAGAATGAGGAAGTCGATAGCCCTGCTCAGTTTCAGGTTATGATGAGGCTCTATCtggagcatttttattttgtttgattccGAGCaccaggaaatgagaaaatggtgAAGAAGTTTGGAATCCTACTGTATGAAGAATACTTGGATGAATTGAGGGTCTGACTTGTTCTAAATCTTCGTGTTTATAGTTTCCGATAGATTGTGTACAGCATGTAC
Proteins encoded in this window:
- the LOC125107939 gene encoding protein BRAWNIN; this translates as MPAGVSWATYLKMFAASLLTMCAGAEVVHRYYRPDLTIPEIPPKPGELKTELLGLKKRQHEPQISQQ